The Gemmobacter aquarius genome contains the following window.
AAACGCTCTGGCTGCGCGGCGAAATCCTGCGCCCTGACGGCAGCGAATCGATCACCGGCGAACGGCGCGGTCTGGCGAGCGACGGCGCGGCGATGGGCCGCGATCTGGCCGAAGAATTGCTCGGCCGCGCCCCCGAGGGCTTTTTCAGCTGGCACTAGGGGAAGCGGTCAGACCAACCCGAGCTCGGCATCGCTGGCGATACGGTCGTATTTGTCGGTGGGCGGCATCGGCCGGTCGCGCCAATGCGGGGTGAAACTGAAGGATGATTTCGCCCGCCCCTCGGGCAGCGCCCCGTTACCCGCGCCCACGGCGTAATCGTAGTAAAGCTTCACGATCTCGTCATAGCTGACCTGCTGCGCCGCCGGATGGGCCAGACAGGCCGCGCGCCATTTCGCCACGCGGGCAAATTCGGGCGCCTCGGGCAGGGTGAAGCCTTCGTAATGGTCCAGAAACCAGAACCGCATCATCAAGGGCGTATAGACCGCCTCGGCCCAGCCGAAGCGGTCGAACAGGAAGGTGCCGTCGGGGTTGTAGAAGCGCAGCATGTCGTCAAGCCACGCGTAATGATCGAGCAGCGCCTTGCGCCGTTCTCCGGTCTTGGCGCGGTCACGGTTCATCACCATGGAATAACCCGCATTGCCGAATGCCCCTTCGCGGCTGGCAAAGAGCCGCTCGACCGCCCGTTCGTACGGATCGGCCCGCGCCACCTGCACCTGCGGATAGCGTTCGTCGAAATAGGCCATCAGGATCAGGCTTTCCTTCAGGATGCGGCCTTGCTCGTCTTCAAGCACCGGAAGCGCCGTGGTGCCCCGTGTCTTTTCCAACAGCCACGCCTCGCGCGGGCGGGTGATATCGACCACCTCGAACCGCACCGCATCGCGCATGCCCTTCAGGTCTAGCACGATCTCGACCCGCTGCGAAAAGGGGCAGACCGGAATATGGTAGATGACGGGCTGCTGGGACATGGCTGGCCTTTCGATGCTGCGTGAAAAAGCCTAGATCGCACGGGCCTGCCAAGGCAACTGCCGAAGCCTGACGAATTTTGGAATTATTCCATTGAAAACTGCCGGAATTGGAATATCAGTTCCATCCGCAAAACACCCCATTCGGGGCGGAGGAAACATGCCCGACCACAAGGATACGGTAGCCGTCATCACCGGCGGCGCACAGGGTCTTGGTCTTGCCATCGCGCAGGCGCTTTTGGCCGATGGTTGCGGCAAGATCATCCTCGCGGGCCGCAACGTGACCAAGGGGGAAGAAGCCGCCGCCGCCTTGCGCGAAACCGGTGCGGACGTGCGCTTTTTGCCCGCCGACATGGCATCGGTTTCGGATGCGACCGAACTTGTCGACCGCGCCCTGTCGCGCTTTGGCCGCGTAACCGCGCTGGTCAATTCCGCCGCCTCGACCGCGCGCGGCTCGATCCTCGACACGACACCCGCGGGCTGGGATGCGGCGATGGACACCAACGCGCGCGGCCCCTTCTTCGCGCTGCAACGCTTTGCCCAAGCGGCGGTGGCGGCGGGGCATTCGGCAACGGCGGTCAACATCTGCACCATGTCGTCGCATTGCGGGCAAAGCTTCCTTGCCGGCTATTCCGCCTCCAAGGCGGCGCTTGCCAACATCACCAAGAACAGCGCCAACGCGCTGCGGCAGCACCGCATCCGCGTCAACGGCATCAATGTGGGCTGGATGGACACGCCGGGCGAAGACACGATCCAGCGCGAGTTCCACAACGCCGACCCCGATTGGCTGGCAAAGGCCGAGGCGAAGCAGCCGATGGGCATGCTGGTGAAACCCGCGCATGTGGCGGGGCTTGCGTCCTACCTGCTGTCGGATGCATCCGGCGTGATGACCGGCGCGATGGTGGATTTCGACCAGAATGTGAACGGCGCTTACGGCGAGTAAGCCCATAGGGACAAACCGTCCCCGGGCAGGGGGCAAGAGTGGAGACGACAGACATGACGATCAGATTCGGACTTCTCGGCGCAGGCCGCATCGGCAAGGTCCACGCCAAGGCGATCACCGGCGACGCAAACGCGCGCCTTGTGGCCGTGGCCGATGCCTTCCCCGCTGCCGCGACAGCCATCGCCGACCAGTACGGCTGCGAGATCCGCAGCATCGACGCGATCCTCGGCTCGAAAGACATCGACGCCGTGGTGATCTGCACCCCCACCGACACCCACGCCGACCTGATCGAAGCCTTCGCCCGCGCCGGCAAGGCGATCTTCTGCGAAAAGCCGATCGACCTGTCGCTTGACCGCGTGAAAGCCTGCCTGAAGGTGGTGCGCGATACGAAAGCCGTGCTGATGGTCGGCTTCAACCGCCGCTTCGACCCGCATTTCATGGCCGTCAAAGCCGAAATCGCCAAGGGCACCATCGGTGCGGTCGAAATGGTCACCATCACCTCGCGCGATCCGGGCGCGCCGCCGGTCGAATACATCGCCCGCTCGGGCGGCATCTTCCGCGACATGACGATCCATGATTTCGACATGGCCCGCTTCCTGCTGGGCGAGGAAGTGGCCGAGGTTTCGGCGCAGGCCTCGGTCCTCGTCGACCCCGCAATCGGCAAGGCGGGCGATTACGATTCGGTGCAGGTGATGCTGCGGACCGCGACGGGCAAGATGGCCGTCATCTCGAACTCGCGCCGCGCTACCTATGGCTATGACCAGCGCATCGAAGTGCATGGCTCGCTTGGTGCCGTATCGGCCGAGAATCAGCGCCCGGTGTCGATCGAAGTGGCCAGCGCCACAGGCTACACCCGCCCGCCGCTGCATGATTTCTTCATGACGCGCTACACCGAAGCCTATGCCGCGGAAATCGCCAGTTTCATCAATGCCATCGCGGGCAAGGCAGCGGCCACTCCGTCGGGCGAAGACGGGATGCTTGGCCTTGCACTGGCCGAAGCGGCGCTGAAATCGGTTGCCGAAGGACGCACGGTCAAGGTTTCGGAAATTCTCTGACCCGGTCCGGATAAGCTTTCGAAACGCCGTGCGAAACCCGCACGGCGTTTCTTTATCCAGCCCCGAATTTTCTGCGAAAATTCCCGCATCACCCCGGACCGTCGCGCCTGATTTTTCGCAGAAAAATCGTTGGCGCCGCGCAGGCGTCAGCCAAAAAGGAATGAGTATTTAGACAAAGGTGAAGCCGCAGGGGCGGTTCACTCTTTCTCCATCGTGCATTGCAGCGGATGCTGGTGGCGGCGGGCGAAATCCATCACCTGCGCGACCTTGGTTTCCGCAACCTCGAACGAGAACACGCCGACCACGGCGAGCCCCTTTTTATGCACGGTCAGCATGATGTCAAAGGCCTGTGCGTGGGTCATGCCGAAGAAGCGTTCGAGCACATGCACCACGAATTCCATCGGGGTGTAATCGTCGTTCAGCAGCATCACCTTGTACATCGGCGGACGCTGGGTTTTCGACTTGGTCTTGGTCAGCACAGACGCGTCATTGCCGGGGTTGCCCGGACCCTCGGGGGTGCCTGCCATTCGCATAGGGGTCGGGGTCACGGGAAAATTGCTCCGTCAACGTCGAGGATTCGGGCATGATTGTCCGATACGACAATATAATCCAATTCCGCCCCGCGCAAAGGGGGTCGCGCAAATCCCGCCGATACCTGTGCCTTGAACGGCTTGCACGGGCCTCTGTGTCGCGGCATCAAGGGCGGGTAACGAACGGAACGCGTTTCATGATCACGACCATCGGCTTCGATGCCGACGACACGCTTTGGCAGAACGAGTCCTTCTTCCGCCTGACGCAAGACCGCTTCACCGCGCTTCTGGCCGATTATGCCGGGGCCGACCATCTGCACGACCGGCTTCTGGCCGCCGAGCGGCGCAATCTTGGCCATTACGGTTTTGGCGTCAAAGGCTTCACCCTGTCGATGATCGAGACCGCGATCGAGATCACCGAAAGCCGCGTCCCCGCCGCCGTCATCGCCGAGATCATGGCAGCCGGGCGCGAGATGCTGGCCCATCCGGTCGAACTTTTGCCCCATGCCGAGGCCGCGGTCACCACGCTTGCCCGAGACCACCGCGTGATCCTCGTCACCAAGGGCGATCTTCTGGATCAGGAACGCAAACTGGCGCAATCGGGACTTGGCGACCTGTTTCATGCGGTCGAGATCGTATCCGACAAGACCCCTGCGGTCTATGCCAGCATCTTTGCCCGCCATGGCGACGGGGCCGAGCGGGCGCTTATGGTCGGCAACTCGTTGAAATCCGACGTGATCCCCGCAATCGCGGCGGGAGGGTGGGGCGCGCATGTTCCCCACGGGCTTATCTGGGCGCTCGAACATGCCGACCCGCCTTTGGGCAATCCACGGTTCCTGACGCTGGGCGATCTGGGGGAATTGGCCGATGCGGTAGAAGCGATTAAGTCCAACCACAACATCTAGCGCACCGGCAGGCACCCCCAAGCCGCCGATCCCCCGTACACTTGTCTGCGGTTTCCTGCCAAACCCTTTGAATCAAGGGGGTTTTCGCACGCCTCCCCCTGTGCTAACATTTTGGCGAGGCAGAAAAACGGCCCTATAAAAATCGGGGCAACCGCAGGACAAGGGACAGGCGACGTGACATCGCTTTCAGGGCAATTTGCCCGCAGATTTTCTTATTGGCTGGTCGTGACGCTTGCCTTGGTGCTGGCACCTACCGGTATTTTCGCAGCACCTCACGCCTCGATCGTGATCGATGCCCGCTCGGGCGAGGTGCTGCACGAAGAAAACGCCGATGCGCGCCTGCATCCCGCCTCGCTGACCAAGATGATGACGCTCTACATCACGTTCCAAGAACTGGAACGCGGCTCGATCAGCCTCGACAGCATGGTCACGGTCACGAAACACGCCGCCTCGCAGCCCCCGTCGCGGCTTGGCCTGAAGCCGGGGCAAAAGATCGCCGTGCGTTACCTGATCCGCGCCGCCGCGATCAAATCGGCCAACGATGCCGCCGCCGCCTTGGGCGATTTCATCGGCGGAAATCAGGATGATTTCGCCCGCCGCATGACCCGCACCGCCAAGGCGCTGGGGATGACGAACACTACCTTCAAGAACGCCAACGGTCTGACCGCACCGGGGCACCTGTCGTCGGCCCGCGACATGAATAACCTTGGCCGCCACCTGTTTTACGACTTTCCCCAATATTACAACATCTTCTCGCGCCGTTCGTCCGATGCGGGCATTGCCACGGTCAACAATACCAACCGCCGTTTCCTTGATGCCTACAAGGGCGCAGACGGCATCAAGACCGGCTATACCGTCGCCGCCGGCTTCAACCTGACCGCCTCCGCCGAACGTGATGGCAAGCGCCTGATCGCCACGATCTTCGGCGCGACATCGACCCCGAACCGCAATGCGGAAATGACCAAGCTGCTGAACAAGGCCTTTGAAAAGGCCCGCAAAAACGCCCCCTTCAACCCGCCTGATGCCCCCGGCGCGACCGATGCGCTGGTGGCGCAGGCCGATACCGCCCTTCCCGAAGTCGAAGGCGGCGCGGGCAAGACACTGCGCGTTACGACCGGAATGGCGACCTCGCCCCGCCCGCAGGCCCGCCCCGCCGCACCCGCGCCCGAAACCCTGACCGCCGCCGCCGAGGCCGTCGACGAAATGCAGGACGGCATCCTTGGCGCGCTGGCCGAGGCGACCGGAACCGACCTGCTTGCCGAACAGGCCAGCGAAGTCGCCGATGCCACCGTCCCTGCGGCCGCACTCGCCGTGGAAGGGGTCGAACTCGCCTCGGCCGAAACGGGCGAGGCGCTGCCATCCGAAGACGCGCTGACCGAAGCCGTCGCCAACCTTCCCGCCGACGCCCTGCCTGCAGTCGACACGGCGGCAGTGACGCCCGAAGAATTGCCCTTCCAGATCGCCTCGGCTGCCGCCGCCGTGGCCCCGCCCAAACGCCGCACACCAATTTACGACGATGCCGCAACCGGCCCCGCCCCCGCCGAACAGCAAGAGGTCGTCTCGTTCTCGACTTCGGGCGACCGGCACTGGGCAATCACCGTCGGGCGCTACAATTCCAGCTACGAGGCGGAAAAGGCGCTGCTCAAGATGCAGTTGGTCGAAAGCGCCACGCTGAATGCATCGCTGCCCAAGGTCATGCAGAAATCCGGCGGGTTCGAGGCGACCTTTGTCGGCCTGACGCAAGATCAGGCCGATCTGGCCTGCCGCCGCCTGCAAGCGCGGTCTGTCACCTGCTTCACCATCGGCGAATAGACCCGCCGCCTGCCACTGCCCGACCGCCGATTTCCGACGCAGAAATCGGGACGGAGTTTGACGCAAACTCCGTAGACCTTCGGGCGGGCACCGATTTCTGCGTCAGAAATCGGCGCGGAAAATGCGTCATTTTCCGCTCTGGCGCTTGGGCTTGTCGTCGAAGTCCTTGGTCAGGATCCGGCTGGCATCGCCTTCGGGGTCATCGAATTGCTTGTTCTTCATCGCCCAGAAGAACGCGGCCAGCCCGACCCCGCCAAGAAACAGCGAGATGGGGATCAGGAATGCCAGAATGTCCATCGCCTACCTCAGCCGCAGCGCGTTCAGCGATACGGTAATCGACGACAGCGACATGGCAAGTGCTGCGGCCAGCGGTGTCGCCAACCCGACCAGCGCCAAGGGCACCGCGATCACGTTGTAAGCGGCCGAAATGGCAAAATTCTCGACGATGCGCCGCGCCGCCTGCCGACCGATCCGCACGGCATCGCCGATGGGGGCAAGGTCTTGACCCAGCAGCACGATATCGGACGCCACCCTTGCGGCATCCAATGCGCTTGCCGGTGATACCGACACATGCGCCGCAGCCAGCGCCGCCGTGTCGTTCAGCCCGTCACCCACCATCAGCACCCGATGCCCCGCCGCCGTAAGCGCCGCGACCTTGGCAGCCTTTCCGGCGGGCAAGACCCCGTGGTGCCAGTCTTCGATGCCAAGCCGCGTCGCCAGTTCGGCAACCGGAGCCTCGGCATCGCCCGACACCAGCAGCACCCGTAGCCCCTGCCCCCGCAGCGAGGCGACGGCCGCCTCGGCCCCCGGACGCAAGCTGTCGGCAAAGCTGAAGGCATGGGTGACACCCGCACCATCCACCAGATAGGTCGATGTCGCACCAACTGGCACGGCACCGCACCACTCCGCCCGCCCGAGCCGCACCCGGCGCCCCTGAAACAGGCCCTCGACCCCGTATCCCGGCACTTCGCGCAGCCCCGTCACCGCAGCAGGAGCGGCCACGCCCGCCAAAGCCACGGCCAGCGGATGCGACGACGCCCCCGCCAATGCAGCCGCGAGCGCCAGAACATCGGGCGCGTGATCGGCCAGATTGGTCGGCTTGGGCGCGCCCATGGTCAGCGTGCCGGTCTTGTCGAAGACCACGGTATCCACCTCGGCCAGCCGTTCCAGCGCCGTGCCATGCTTGATCAGCAGGCCCTTGCGGAACAGCTTGCCGCTTGCCGCCGTCACCACCGCAGGCACCGCCAGCCCCAGCGCACAGGGGCAGGTGATGATCAGCACCGCGGCCGAGATGTTGATGGCAAAGCGCAGATCGCCGCCGGTCTGCCACATCCAGAAGCCGAATGCGCCGAACGACATCATATGCACCAGCGGCGAATATAGCCGTGCCGCGCGTTCGGCGAGCGACGTGTAGCGCGTCTTGGCGCTTTCCGCGACCGCGACCAGATCGGCCATGCGGTGCAACGACGATGACCGCCCCGCCGCCGTGACGCGCAGGGTCAGCGGCCCCGTCAGGTTCACCTCGCCCGCCGAAACAGCCATGCCTACACCGGCAAAGACCGGCAGGCTTTCACCGGTAAGCAGCGACCGGTCGATCTCTGACTGCCCTTCGGTCACCACCCCGTCGACAGGCATCCGCCCGCCCGGACGCACGCGCACCATATCGCCCGCCGCGACCTCGGCAATCGGCACCACCGCCTCGGCACCGCCCCGCAGCACCGTGGCCCGTGGTACCTCCAAAGCGGCCAGTTCTTCCGCCGCCGACCGCGCCACCGCCCGCGTGCGATGGTCGAGATAGCGCCCCGCAAGCAGGAAGAAGCATAGCATCACCGCCGCATCGAAATAGGCGTGATGACCGCCCTTCCACGTCTCGAATAGGCTGATCGTCGAGGCAAGGATCAGCGCCAACGAGATCGGGACATCCATCCCCAACCGCCCCACCCGCAAACTGGCCCATGCCGATTTGAAGAACGGCTGCCCCGCGAAAATCACCGTAGGCAAGGCAATCGCCGCCGAAATCCAGTGAAACAGGTCGCGCGTCGCATCCTCGGCCCCCGACCAGACGGCGACCGACAGCAGCATCACGTTCATCATCGAAAAACCGGCCACACCCAGCCGCATCAAAAGCTCGCGCCCCTGACGATCCGTCTCGGTCGTGCTCAGCAGGCCGGGGTCAAGTTCATGCGCCTCGTAGCCCACGCCGCGCAGCGCATCGACCAACTGCTGGGCCGTCACCCCCGCCGCTGCATCGACCGACACCCGCCGCAGCGTCAGGTTAACCCGCGCCGAAGTCACCCCCGGCACCACCGCCAAGGCATGTTCGACCGTGCTGATGCAGGCCGCGCAATGCGCCGTGGGCAAGGACAGCATCAGCCGCGCCGAATGCGGCATCGA
Protein-coding sequences here:
- a CDS encoding glutathione S-transferase family protein: MSQQPVIYHIPVCPFSQRVEIVLDLKGMRDAVRFEVVDITRPREAWLLEKTRGTTALPVLEDEQGRILKESLILMAYFDERYPQVQVARADPYERAVERLFASREGAFGNAGYSMVMNRDRAKTGERRKALLDHYAWLDDMLRFYNPDGTFLFDRFGWAEAVYTPLMMRFWFLDHYEGFTLPEAPEFARVAKWRAACLAHPAAQQVSYDEIVKLYYDYAVGAGNGALPEGRAKSSFSFTPHWRDRPMPPTDKYDRIASDAELGLV
- a CDS encoding SDR family oxidoreductase, translating into MPDHKDTVAVITGGAQGLGLAIAQALLADGCGKIILAGRNVTKGEEAAAALRETGADVRFLPADMASVSDATELVDRALSRFGRVTALVNSAASTARGSILDTTPAGWDAAMDTNARGPFFALQRFAQAAVAAGHSATAVNICTMSSHCGQSFLAGYSASKAALANITKNSANALRQHRIRVNGINVGWMDTPGEDTIQREFHNADPDWLAKAEAKQPMGMLVKPAHVAGLASYLLSDASGVMTGAMVDFDQNVNGAYGE
- the iolG gene encoding inositol 2-dehydrogenase, encoding MTIRFGLLGAGRIGKVHAKAITGDANARLVAVADAFPAAATAIADQYGCEIRSIDAILGSKDIDAVVICTPTDTHADLIEAFARAGKAIFCEKPIDLSLDRVKACLKVVRDTKAVLMVGFNRRFDPHFMAVKAEIAKGTIGAVEMVTITSRDPGAPPVEYIARSGGIFRDMTIHDFDMARFLLGEEVAEVSAQASVLVDPAIGKAGDYDSVQVMLRTATGKMAVISNSRRATYGYDQRIEVHGSLGAVSAENQRPVSIEVASATGYTRPPLHDFFMTRYTEAYAAEIASFINAIAGKAAATPSGEDGMLGLALAEAALKSVAEGRTVKVSEIL
- the clpS gene encoding ATP-dependent Clp protease adapter ClpS — encoded protein: MAGTPEGPGNPGNDASVLTKTKSKTQRPPMYKVMLLNDDYTPMEFVVHVLERFFGMTHAQAFDIMLTVHKKGLAVVGVFSFEVAETKVAQVMDFARRHQHPLQCTMEKE
- a CDS encoding HAD family hydrolase is translated as MITTIGFDADDTLWQNESFFRLTQDRFTALLADYAGADHLHDRLLAAERRNLGHYGFGVKGFTLSMIETAIEITESRVPAAVIAEIMAAGREMLAHPVELLPHAEAAVTTLARDHRVILVTKGDLLDQERKLAQSGLGDLFHAVEIVSDKTPAVYASIFARHGDGAERALMVGNSLKSDVIPAIAAGGWGAHVPHGLIWALEHADPPLGNPRFLTLGDLGELADAVEAIKSNHNI
- a CDS encoding D-alanyl-D-alanine carboxypeptidase family protein, coding for MTSLSGQFARRFSYWLVVTLALVLAPTGIFAAPHASIVIDARSGEVLHEENADARLHPASLTKMMTLYITFQELERGSISLDSMVTVTKHAASQPPSRLGLKPGQKIAVRYLIRAAAIKSANDAAAALGDFIGGNQDDFARRMTRTAKALGMTNTTFKNANGLTAPGHLSSARDMNNLGRHLFYDFPQYYNIFSRRSSDAGIATVNNTNRRFLDAYKGADGIKTGYTVAAGFNLTASAERDGKRLIATIFGATSTPNRNAEMTKLLNKAFEKARKNAPFNPPDAPGATDALVAQADTALPEVEGGAGKTLRVTTGMATSPRPQARPAAPAPETLTAAAEAVDEMQDGILGALAEATGTDLLAEQASEVADATVPAAALAVEGVELASAETGEALPSEDALTEAVANLPADALPAVDTAAVTPEELPFQIASAAAAVAPPKRRTPIYDDAATGPAPAEQQEVVSFSTSGDRHWAITVGRYNSSYEAEKALLKMQLVESATLNASLPKVMQKSGGFEATFVGLTQDQADLACRRLQARSVTCFTIGE
- the ccoS gene encoding cbb3-type cytochrome oxidase assembly protein CcoS, whose product is MDILAFLIPISLFLGGVGLAAFFWAMKNKQFDDPEGDASRILTKDFDDKPKRQSGK
- a CDS encoding heavy metal translocating P-type ATPase, with protein sequence MSMALGPDTGHGSLSACPACVAAPSAERIAALSMPHSARLMLSLPTAHCAACISTVEHALAVVPGVTSARVNLTLRRVSVDAAAGVTAQQLVDALRGVGYEAHELDPGLLSTTETDRQGRELLMRLGVAGFSMMNVMLLSVAVWSGAEDATRDLFHWISAAIALPTVIFAGQPFFKSAWASLRVGRLGMDVPISLALILASTISLFETWKGGHHAYFDAAVMLCFFLLAGRYLDHRTRAVARSAAEELAALEVPRATVLRGGAEAVVPIAEVAAGDMVRVRPGGRMPVDGVVTEGQSEIDRSLLTGESLPVFAGVGMAVSAGEVNLTGPLTLRVTAAGRSSSLHRMADLVAVAESAKTRYTSLAERAARLYSPLVHMMSFGAFGFWMWQTGGDLRFAINISAAVLIITCPCALGLAVPAVVTAASGKLFRKGLLIKHGTALERLAEVDTVVFDKTGTLTMGAPKPTNLADHAPDVLALAAALAGASSHPLAVALAGVAAPAAVTGLREVPGYGVEGLFQGRRVRLGRAEWCGAVPVGATSTYLVDGAGVTHAFSFADSLRPGAEAAVASLRGQGLRVLLVSGDAEAPVAELATRLGIEDWHHGVLPAGKAAKVAALTAAGHRVLMVGDGLNDTAALAAAHVSVSPASALDAARVASDIVLLGQDLAPIGDAVRIGRQAARRIVENFAISAAYNVIAVPLALVGLATPLAAALAMSLSSITVSLNALRLR